ttagtgttataaaccgcggtatcgcggttttaacactttttaaactttatagcagaaactgcttcggcgctgcgtgcgcacgatcgtgccgtgcctacataggaaatgccgcaggccgaagcagtttctgctataaagtttaaaaagtgttaaaaccgcgataccgcggtttataacactaacgaaactaagcaccggcaccagctcaccatgagctggtgctcggtgtttacagcttacaccgacgatttgaaatggtaggtttcctttaattccccTATGTTCCTACTATACCTACAataatgtatttatataaatgCCTAAAGCATTACATCGATTAGAAGAAAAGGCAACAATTGCTTCTTTTCTAACtggagttttattattttattgtggtATTTTCTGTTGAGCTACATATGTAATCAAACATGAATCCGCTTATCATTTATAAAAAGGccagttttatttttaaaaagtgtctaaTGCTTAAGATATCACTTCTATAATTGTTATATTTATCTTTTGTatttatactgcaatactttcTCGTTTGTATGAATATGCCATAAAGTTTCTTTACCTTCTTTTAGGACTGTTCTGTTCTCGGTTGGTCAGTGTCAGGATACTTTCATGCCTTCCAGCTCATTTGGCATAAAAACAGAACCCCATAAAGATGGATGTACACCAAGGCAACAACATTTCTGTGTTCATTCTCCTCGGATTTCCAACACGTCCAGAGCTGCAGTTTGTTCTGTTCACTGTTTtccttataatatatattttaactcTCATTGAAAATGTGGTCATCATTGTGACCATCAAGATTAATATAGCATTGCACAAACCAATGTATTTCCTTTTAGGCAGTCTATCTTTCCTGGAAATCTGGTATGTCACAGTCACAGTACCGAACTTCCTAAATACATGTGTAACCCAAAACAGAAAGATCTACTTCCTTGCCTGTATGGCTcagttgtatatttttatatcccTCGCCTGCACAGAATGCTTTCTTTTAGCAGTCATGGCTTTTGACAGATATGTTGCAATATGTATTCCTCTGCGTTATACAGTCATTATGAATAACACTTTTTGCCTATACTTGGCAGTAGGCTCCTGGGTTCTTGGGTTTGCCATTGCTATGGTTAAAATAGTTTTCATTTACAGATTGTCCTTCTGTGGTCCTAATGTTATTAATCACTTTTTCTGTGATATTACTCCAATTTTAAATTTGGCCTGTACAGATGTTTCACTGGCACAATTTCTGGATTTCATTCTCGGCCTTATAGTGACTTTAGTTCCTCTTTCTTTAATCCTTTTTACTTATCTGTGTATTCtttggtcaattctgaaaatttcTAAGTCAAGTCGACAGACAAAAGTCTATTCTACGTGCGCTGCCCATCTGACGATTGTTGTAATTTTTTTCTCAACAACATTTTTCATTTATGGTAGGCCAAACAAAATTGGTCCATATGATAAGAATAAATATTTGTCTATTCTTTACTCAGTTTTGACTCCACTTCTAAACCCAATCATCTACTGCTTTAGAAACACAGAGGTTAAAAAAGCTTTGAGGAAGACTCTTAAACTATTTAGCAGAAATCACTGAAattcacaatatactgtaataggtGAAGAAAGCAACAATGCGGATAGAAAACCGTGCAATAAAAGTGCAAATCATTGTATCTAAAGCTACATCACCATGCTGCAGTAAAGGAAGTCATACCCTGCCCCTTCATGATAATGTAGCTGATCTAATCCTGTACAATCATCTTACTTTAattaccaatacaggcagtccctgagttatATACTCAGACTCAAAACTGTGTAGGTTtcctcttaagttgaatttgtatttaaatcagaactggtatattttgtaataatattaataataataataataataataggaagAAGAAGACTTTATTTGTCCCCTAAGGGAAATTGAAATGTCTTAATAAGCTcaaaacatacaataaaaaaacttaaaatacatCAACACATTAATAAATCGACATACACAATACAGTAACATCTACCCTACAACTGTGACAACTTATTCTCAAGTCTTATGGCCATCAGAATAAAAGTTTTTCCGAATCTATCCATTTTGTATTTCAGTTGAATGAATCTGCCACTGAAAGAACTAACTCTCTCTTCAAAAAAAACTGTGCAACATATGGTCAACATTTCCTATGATTTTTCTGAAATGATCAATTACCATATCTGCCAACATGACATCCCAGTTGCCCAGATCACGCCCACAGTTGAGCAAAGTATTGTTTCATCCACATGACAAgtggattttcataattttgggaacaaagattaattgcagacacctttaataacactTTCAGTTGTTTCAGCCTGATGCTTAAGT
The DNA window shown above is from Engystomops pustulosus chromosome 1, aEngPut4.maternal, whole genome shotgun sequence and carries:
- the LOC140113405 gene encoding olfactory receptor 6B9-like translates to MKNIQGNNISVFILLGFPTRPELQFVLFTVFLIIYILTLIENVVIIVTIKINIALHKPMYFLLGSLSFLEIWYVTVTVPNFLNTCVTQNRKIYFLACMAQLYIFISLACTECFLLAVMAFDRYVAICIPLRYTVIMNNTFCLYLAVGSWVLGFAIAMVKIVFIYRLSFCGPNVINHFFCDITPILNLACTDVSLAQFLDFILGLIVTLVPLSLILFTYLCILWSILKISKSSRQTKVYSTCAAHLTIVVIFFSTTFFIYGRPNKIGPYDKNKYLSILYSVLTPLLNPIIYCFRNTEVKKALRKTLKLFSRNH